One genomic region from Reichenbachiella ulvae encodes:
- a CDS encoding sigma-54-dependent transcriptional regulator gives MMEKELGKILIIDDDEDVLFAAKMLLKKYAQEVIIEKNPKKIPFLMNNDTYDVIMLDMNFSKDITSGKEGFYWLDQILERDPQAVVVLITAFGDVEMAVKALKEGATDFVLKPWQNEKLLATLSTAVKLKKSYNQVDQLKSEKKQLEEEINQPFKDIIGDSEAIKSVFKIIDKVAQTDANILILGENGTGKELISRAIHMKSMRKDNVFVGVDMGAITETLFESELFGHKKGAFTDAKEDRKGRFEIANKGTLFLDEIGNLSMPLQSKLLTAIQNRQVTPIGSNKIQNIDIRLICATNMPLYEMVEDSTFRQDLLYRINTVELRLPALRERIEDIPLLADHFIKTYSKKYRKSGKKISSAAIKKLQKYHWPGNIRELQHAIERAVIMSDENSLMPEDFFFLNHKTGEDGNILEETFNLDEVEKNIIQKAIDRNQGNISRAAKELGLTRASLYRRLEKHGL, from the coding sequence ATGATGGAAAAAGAGCTTGGCAAAATATTAATTATAGATGATGACGAAGACGTATTGTTTGCAGCTAAAATGCTGCTCAAAAAATATGCACAGGAAGTTATCATAGAAAAGAATCCAAAAAAGATTCCTTTCTTGATGAACAACGATACCTATGATGTCATCATGCTAGATATGAATTTCAGCAAAGACATCACCAGCGGTAAGGAAGGTTTTTATTGGCTGGATCAAATTCTAGAAAGAGACCCACAAGCTGTCGTAGTACTAATCACCGCGTTTGGCGATGTAGAAATGGCCGTCAAAGCTCTAAAAGAAGGTGCTACTGATTTCGTACTGAAGCCATGGCAGAACGAAAAACTTTTGGCCACCCTATCCACTGCAGTCAAACTAAAAAAGTCATATAATCAGGTAGACCAACTCAAAAGCGAAAAAAAACAGCTAGAGGAGGAAATCAATCAACCTTTCAAGGATATTATCGGGGACAGTGAGGCCATCAAGTCAGTTTTTAAGATCATCGACAAAGTAGCTCAAACTGACGCCAACATCCTGATTTTAGGTGAAAACGGTACGGGTAAGGAACTGATCTCTCGTGCCATTCACATGAAATCTATGCGTAAAGACAATGTTTTCGTAGGGGTCGACATGGGAGCCATCACTGAGACACTCTTTGAAAGCGAACTATTTGGTCATAAAAAAGGTGCATTTACTGACGCCAAAGAAGACCGCAAAGGCCGATTTGAAATTGCTAATAAGGGTACTTTGTTTCTAGATGAGATCGGCAACCTAAGCATGCCACTGCAGTCCAAACTCCTGACAGCTATTCAAAACAGACAAGTCACTCCAATTGGTTCTAACAAAATCCAAAATATTGACATACGCCTGATCTGCGCTACCAACATGCCGCTCTACGAGATGGTAGAAGATTCTACGTTCAGACAAGATTTGCTATACAGAATCAACACCGTGGAATTGAGACTGCCTGCTTTGAGGGAGAGAATCGAAGACATCCCTCTACTGGCAGACCACTTCATCAAAACCTATAGCAAGAAATACAGAAAGAGTGGTAAAAAGATTTCCTCAGCTGCCATCAAAAAACTACAGAAATACCATTGGCCAGGCAACATCCGAGAATTACAGCACGCCATAGAGCGAGCAGTGATCATGAGTGATGAAAACTCTCTCATGCCTGAGGATTTCTTCTTTTTAAACCATAAGACAGGAGAGGATGGCAATATCCTGGAGGAGACATTCAACCTGGATGAAGTTGAAAAAAACATCATTCAAAAAGCCATAGACCGAAACCAGGGAAATATTTCCAGAGCAGCAAAAGAGCTAGGTCTTACCAGAGCCTCTCTCTACAGAAGACTAGAGAAACATGGACTTTAA
- a CDS encoding T9SS type A sorting domain-containing protein, which translates to MKKNYLLIALLFTLSFAPIAQDLVDDKENALDYSRKIENRLNYKESISPDKLDYHLEPLENGKFKLIFVNRPSDYVNIKIYDIIGNLVLTEEKKYMLNSEIEYNFNETNSKIYVVKVESGDENLTKKVNF; encoded by the coding sequence ATGAAAAAGAACTACTTACTTATTGCCCTTCTTTTCACTCTATCCTTTGCACCCATTGCACAAGATTTGGTTGACGACAAGGAAAATGCTCTGGATTACTCTCGTAAGATCGAAAACCGATTGAATTATAAGGAATCTATTTCTCCTGATAAATTGGACTACCACCTGGAGCCTTTAGAAAATGGAAAGTTCAAGTTAATATTCGTCAACAGACCATCAGACTATGTCAACATCAAAATTTATGACATCATTGGCAACCTCGTACTGACGGAAGAAAAAAAGTACATGTTGAATTCAGAAATTGAATACAACTTCAATGAAACCAATTCCAAAATCTATGTGGTGAAGGTAGAATCAGGAGATGAAAACCTTACTAAAAAGGTGAATTTCTAA
- the gcvP gene encoding aminomethyl-transferring glycine dehydrogenase, producing MIANLNERTHFQNRHNGPSENEIEQMLETVGADSLDQLIDQTVPANIRRKGKLNLPPALDEFSYFHAMKETASQNKVFKSFIGMGYYGTVTPAVIQRNILENPGWYTAYTPYQAEIAQGRLEALINFQTMISDLTGMEIANASLLDEGTAAAEAMTMLHSLRKKDKKNANKYFVDQHIFPQTLDVLQTRATPLGIELVIGDYKEVDLRDSDYYGIMVQYPNANGSVEDYKDLFQQAENNQVKIVAAADLLSLTLLTPPGEWGADVVVGTTQRFGVPMGFGGPHAGYFATREDFKRQLPGRIIGVSVDKHGKKAYRMALQTREQHIRREKATSNICTAQVLLGVMAGAYAVYHGPEGLTRIAKRIHGLAQLASNYIQKLGFKQNNQTFFDTLDFEIDPGLVEKIRVEAEAKKVNFNYFVENHIQIAFDETHTPSDMIEIIGVFQKYSESEINPEEIIKAADHVEIKFDSVFARHSDFMTHEVFHKHRSEHEMLRYLKHLENKDLSLAHSMISLGSCTMKLNATSEMVPITWPEFAMIHPFAPSFQTRGYMDIIDDLTKWLAEITDFHTVSLQPNSGAQGEYAGLLVIKAYQESIGQGHRDITIIPSSAHGTNPASAVMAGNKVIIVQCDEQGNIDVSDLKAKAEQHKENLSSLMITYPSTHGVFEESVMEICEIIHSNGGQVYMDGANMNAQVGLTSPGIIGADVCHLNLHKTFAIPHGGGGPGIGPIGVAEHLAPFLPGNPLVHMAEDEAIGAVSSAPWGSAGVLAISYAYIAMMGADGLENATKLAILNANYIKARLEKEFNILYSGKNGRCAHEMIVDCRSFKEAGIEVEDIAKRLMDYGFHAPTVSFPVAGTLMIEPTESESKEELDRFCDALLSIREEIREVENGTADKEDNVLKNAPHTADHSLSDEWNHSYSRSAAVYPIEYVRANKFWPSVGRVDNAYGDRNLYCSCIPTEAYELEEAEV from the coding sequence CGTACCTGCCAATATTAGAAGAAAAGGCAAACTGAACCTACCACCTGCCCTGGATGAGTTCAGCTACTTTCATGCGATGAAGGAAACAGCCTCTCAAAATAAGGTTTTCAAATCTTTCATCGGAATGGGCTACTACGGAACAGTGACTCCAGCAGTCATCCAACGCAACATTCTAGAAAACCCAGGGTGGTATACCGCCTACACACCATATCAGGCTGAAATAGCCCAAGGCAGACTAGAAGCCTTGATCAACTTCCAAACCATGATCAGCGACTTGACCGGAATGGAAATTGCAAATGCTTCGTTGCTAGACGAAGGGACTGCTGCTGCTGAAGCCATGACCATGCTTCATTCCTTGAGGAAAAAAGATAAAAAGAACGCCAACAAGTATTTCGTTGATCAGCATATTTTCCCTCAAACTTTAGACGTTCTCCAAACAAGAGCAACTCCACTAGGAATCGAATTAGTCATTGGTGACTACAAGGAAGTTGACCTAAGAGACTCTGACTACTATGGCATCATGGTTCAATATCCCAATGCCAATGGAAGCGTAGAGGATTACAAAGACTTATTCCAGCAGGCTGAAAACAATCAGGTTAAAATAGTTGCAGCTGCTGACCTATTGAGCTTGACGTTATTGACACCTCCTGGTGAATGGGGAGCGGATGTAGTGGTAGGCACTACACAGCGATTCGGTGTTCCTATGGGATTTGGGGGACCTCACGCCGGCTACTTTGCGACTAGAGAAGACTTCAAAAGGCAGCTGCCTGGTAGAATCATTGGCGTTTCTGTAGATAAGCATGGCAAAAAGGCCTATAGAATGGCGCTGCAAACGAGAGAGCAGCACATCCGAAGAGAAAAAGCCACTTCTAATATCTGTACTGCTCAAGTATTGCTTGGCGTGATGGCCGGTGCATATGCAGTATACCACGGTCCAGAAGGACTGACCAGAATAGCAAAAAGAATTCATGGCTTGGCTCAATTGGCCAGCAATTACATTCAAAAACTAGGATTTAAACAAAACAATCAGACCTTTTTCGATACTTTGGATTTCGAAATTGACCCAGGTCTTGTCGAAAAAATTAGAGTTGAAGCAGAAGCCAAAAAAGTCAACTTCAACTATTTCGTGGAAAACCACATCCAAATCGCTTTTGACGAAACGCATACACCATCTGATATGATTGAAATCATAGGTGTATTCCAGAAATATAGCGAATCTGAAATCAACCCAGAGGAGATCATCAAAGCAGCGGATCATGTGGAAATCAAATTTGATTCTGTCTTCGCAAGACATTCAGATTTCATGACTCATGAAGTATTTCACAAGCACCGATCAGAACACGAAATGCTGAGATACCTCAAACATCTCGAAAACAAGGATTTGTCACTGGCCCACTCGATGATTTCGTTGGGATCATGTACAATGAAACTGAATGCAACTTCGGAGATGGTACCGATTACATGGCCTGAATTTGCCATGATCCATCCATTCGCCCCTTCTTTTCAGACAAGAGGCTACATGGACATCATCGATGATCTGACTAAATGGTTGGCTGAAATCACAGACTTCCATACGGTTTCGCTCCAACCAAATTCTGGCGCGCAAGGCGAATATGCTGGGCTTTTGGTTATCAAGGCCTATCAAGAATCGATTGGCCAGGGACACAGAGACATTACAATCATCCCTTCGTCTGCACATGGCACCAACCCTGCTAGTGCTGTGATGGCGGGCAACAAGGTGATCATCGTACAATGCGACGAACAAGGAAACATCGATGTATCGGATCTTAAAGCCAAAGCGGAACAGCATAAAGAAAATCTTTCATCTCTCATGATCACCTACCCATCTACTCACGGAGTATTTGAGGAGAGCGTGATGGAAATCTGTGAAATCATTCATTCGAATGGCGGACAGGTCTACATGGATGGGGCGAACATGAATGCCCAGGTTGGGTTGACTAGTCCAGGTATTATTGGAGCTGACGTATGTCACCTCAATCTACACAAGACTTTTGCCATCCCCCACGGTGGAGGTGGACCCGGGATCGGACCAATTGGTGTTGCCGAACATCTTGCTCCATTCCTACCAGGCAATCCTCTTGTTCACATGGCAGAAGATGAAGCTATCGGTGCAGTATCTAGTGCGCCATGGGGTAGTGCCGGTGTGCTAGCTATCTCCTATGCCTATATCGCTATGATGGGGGCAGACGGATTAGAAAATGCCACCAAACTCGCAATTCTGAATGCCAATTACATCAAAGCCCGATTGGAAAAAGAATTCAACATTCTGTACAGCGGAAAAAATGGAAGATGTGCGCACGAAATGATCGTCGATTGTCGTTCATTCAAAGAGGCTGGTATAGAAGTAGAAGATATTGCCAAGCGATTGATGGATTATGGTTTCCATGCTCCTACTGTTTCATTCCCTGTTGCAGGAACACTAATGATCGAACCGACAGAGTCCGAATCAAAAGAAGAACTAGACAGATTCTGTGATGCACTTTTGAGCATCAGAGAGGAAATACGTGAGGTGGAAAATGGAACTGCAGACAAAGAGGACAATGTATTGAAAAATGCACCTCATACTGCTGACCATAGTTTGTCAGACGAATGGAACCACAGTTATAGCCGCAGTGCCGCTGTTTACCCAATCGAATACGTCAGAGCTAACAAATTCTGGCCATCTGTGGGACGTGTCGACAATGCATATGGAGATAGAAACCTCTACTGCAGTTGCATCCCGACAGAGGCATATGAATTGGAGGAAGCAGAAGTTTGA